The following coding sequences are from one Rissa tridactyla isolate bRisTri1 chromosome 14, bRisTri1.patW.cur.20221130, whole genome shotgun sequence window:
- the TNFSF15 gene encoding tumor necrosis factor ligand superfamily member 15 gives MDRVAEITLEEAAPGTNQASRMHLREDLRRIRCAVLLCLLSVLVLALPTAYLLVGNLRDPSSCAGQVTEERGSRFLKQRAVSAATDTLSSAEKPRAHLTVKKQDNAKNTGNHLPILQWEDKRGLAFTKNNLSYSSNALVIPVSGDYYVYAQVTFRGTIEWSGKTNSVTEIITKVTDSYPEPTQLLTGTKTLSEKGNSWFQPIYLGAVVSLEVGDKLMVNVSDIKLVDYTKEHKTFFGAFLL, from the exons ATGGACCGCGTGGCTGAGATAACCCTGGAGGAGGCGGCTCCTGGGACCAACCAAGCCTCCAGGATGCACCTCAGGGAGGATTTGAGGAGGATACGGTGCGCGGTGCTGCTGTGCCTGCTCTCCGTGCTGGTCCTGGCGCTGCCCACTGCCTACCTGCTGGTTGGAAACCTCAGAGACCCCAGCTCCTGCGCCGGCCAG GTCACAGAAGAGAGGGGCTCTCGCTTTCTGAAGCAGCGGGCAGTAAGCGCCG ctacAGATACACTTTCCAGTGCAGAAAAGCCAAGAGCGCACCTGACAG tGAAGAAACAAGACAACGCCAAGAACACGGGAAACCATCTGCCCATCCTGCAGTGGGAAGACAAGCGAGGCTTGGCCTTTACCAAGAACAACCTGAGTTATTCCAGCAACGCACTGGTGATACCTGTGTCTGGGGACTACTATGTCTATGCTCAGGTCACTTTCCGAGGGACCATTGAATGGTCCGGTAAAACAAACTCTGTCACTGAGATCATCACCAAAGTCACTGACAGTTACCCCGAGCCCACCCAGCTGCTGACCGGCACCAAGACCCTCAGTGAAAAGGGAAACAGCTGGTTCCAGCCCATTTATCTGGGCGCCGTGGTCTCCTTAGAAGTAGGGGACAAGCTAATGGTCAATGTTAGTGACATCAAGCTGGTTGATTACACCAAGGAGCACAAAACTTTCTTTGGTGCCTTTTTACTGTAG